AATTCGGATAACCGGCGATATAGGCAGACGGTATGTTTTCCATTCCAATGACCGGACCGGCCGCAAGACAGTCTCGGAGCGCCCGCCCCCGAGCCGGTACCGGTTCCGCAAGAAATTTGCTCACCTCAGGCCCGGCAGCGGAGTTGCGGCCAGGCTGTGCAAGTGGCTCATTATACGAGAAACTGTCCTTTGCACTAATATGCTGGTGTAAGGGCTTTTTGTCGGCCTACATATGTCTCTACGGGCGTCGTGCGACGTCGATCCGGACGCGCCGGCCGGACCGGACGCTACGTCCGTCTGGACGCCGGCGAACCCCTTGCGGCAGCCGAAAACCGGCCTGATCACAACCGAGGGCCTTGAGAACACGGTCTTCGTCACGCGCGGCGCCTACGGCCGTTGAGGCGGCCAGCCGGAGTCGCCCGCCGGCGCGCGACGCCTCGACTATGACGGCGCAAGACACCCGGGTCATTCCGGCTTGCGCGCCTTGTGGTAGTACATGGGCGTGAATATCCCCAGGCGCCCTCCGGCCACGAGGCTGTCGGCCGCCACGTTGAGTACTTCCGATATTGCCAACGATCCTTTGGGCACGGCACGTACGCGTTCCAGAACGCGCAGGACGCCCGTGGTGATCCTGCGGCCGAGAGGTGTCCGCGGCAAACTTTTCAGCGTCCGCGCACTGCCTTCCAGCGGCCGGTACCACGGCGTCTCCGGATCGGCATCCGGCGCGCGGTCCCGCGCCTCGATCGCCTCGAAGCCGCACGCGCGGAGGCCATCGGTGATGTCTGCGAATGAAGCGATTTGCGGCAGGGCGTTGCCGTATTCGATGCCCTGCCTGATTTCGCGGTGCTCCGGGTTGCCGTCGTCGTACAGCGGGGTCATGCACCAGTCGTAGCCGGCAAAGAATGCCCCCGGCCGCAAAATCCGGAATGCCTCGGCATAGGCGGCCGTCTTGTCCGGGGCGTGAGCAATGGCCTCGATATGGTAAGCGGCGTCGAAGCTCCCGTCTTCCGCCGGTATATCCATGAAATCGCCGTGCAAGACGCTGCAGATATCCTCGAGGCCCTCTTTCCTGGCGTATGTGGTGCACTTCCCGATCTGGTATTCGCTGATATTCAGCCCGACAATCGAGGCGCCGAATTTTCTTGCTATGGAGCGCTGCGGGCCGCCTACGCCGCAACCGAAATCCAGCACTTTCATGCCCGGCTTCAGGCCGATCGCTTCGCCCAGAAAGTGCTGGTGGCCGGTGAGGCAATCCTCGAAAGACACGCCGTCCCTGCCCGGCGCGAAGTGAAACGACCGGCCCCATCCATACTCGTAAAAGTCGGTAATCAGGTCGTAAAACGCCTGTACCATCAGGGCGTATTCTTCACGGCCTCGCTGCTGGCTCTTGAGGTATTTCGACAGTGCTTCGGCCGTATCCTCCGGCCGGATTGCCCTGGAAATGGGGCTATGAAAATCAGCCGGCACGGGTGTTTTCTCCGGACAGGTTTTCGGCAAGGCCGTCAGGCTAGAATTGCCGGTACCACCTG
This region of Gemmatimonadota bacterium genomic DNA includes:
- a CDS encoding methyltransferase domain-containing protein — protein: MPADFHSPISRAIRPEDTAEALSKYLKSQQRGREEYALMVQAFYDLITDFYEYGWGRSFHFAPGRDGVSFEDCLTGHQHFLGEAIGLKPGMKVLDFGCGVGGPQRSIARKFGASIVGLNISEYQIGKCTTYARKEGLEDICSVLHGDFMDIPAEDGSFDAAYHIEAIAHAPDKTAAYAEAFRILRPGAFFAGYDWCMTPLYDDGNPEHREIRQGIEYGNALPQIASFADITDGLRACGFEAIEARDRAPDADPETPWYRPLEGSARTLKSLPRTPLGRRITTGVLRVLERVRAVPKGSLAISEVLNVAADSLVAGGRLGIFTPMYYHKARKPE